In Acidobacteriota bacterium, one DNA window encodes the following:
- the argH gene encoding argininosuccinate lyase, with translation MTRKQLWGGRFSEPPAQALKAFNDSFAFDRALLAEDVRGSIGWAQALGAAGVLTGGEVKKLVSALEEVAAEAARSGIPADADDEDVHSFVEGRLAAKVGPLSGKLHTGRSRNDQVATDFRLYVKDALAEGAVAARALALALARRAEAEAATPMPGYTHLKRAEPVTFGHWCLAYVEMLRRDAARFDAAFSRADECPLGSGALSGTPVPVDREALARSLGFLRPTANSLDAVSDRDAAAEYLFTAALLFVHLSRLAEDLIAFTSDEFGFAALPDALATGSSRMPQKKNPDVLELARGHAARTIGELTGLLALLKGLPLAYDKDLQLDKEPVFRVRGIVPVALLALTGVVEGLRLDRERMAAAASDDRLLATELADALAKRGIPFREAHEIVGRRIAEAEALGVTLLALGPKDEITDKDLQALDVRRALAKRDVFGGTAPRQVARAARAAVRRLSGGAS, from the coding sequence TTGACCCGCAAGCAGCTCTGGGGCGGCCGGTTCTCCGAGCCGCCCGCGCAGGCCCTGAAGGCGTTCAACGACTCCTTTGCGTTCGACCGCGCGCTCCTCGCCGAGGACGTGCGCGGCTCGATCGGCTGGGCGCAGGCGCTCGGCGCAGCCGGCGTCCTCACGGGAGGGGAGGTCAAGAAGCTCGTCTCGGCCCTCGAGGAGGTCGCGGCCGAGGCCGCGCGATCGGGTATCCCCGCCGACGCGGACGACGAGGACGTCCACTCGTTCGTCGAGGGGCGGCTCGCGGCGAAGGTCGGGCCGCTCTCGGGCAAGCTCCACACGGGCCGCTCGCGCAACGACCAGGTCGCGACGGACTTCCGGCTCTACGTCAAGGACGCCCTCGCCGAAGGCGCCGTCGCGGCGCGGGCGCTCGCTCTCGCGCTCGCGAGGCGGGCCGAGGCCGAGGCCGCGACGCCGATGCCCGGCTACACGCACCTGAAACGCGCCGAGCCCGTCACGTTCGGGCACTGGTGCCTCGCGTACGTCGAGATGCTGAGGCGGGACGCCGCGCGCTTCGACGCCGCGTTCTCGCGGGCCGACGAGTGCCCGCTCGGCTCGGGCGCGCTCTCGGGCACGCCGGTTCCGGTGGACCGCGAGGCCCTCGCGCGCAGCCTCGGGTTCCTGCGCCCCACCGCGAACTCCCTCGACGCCGTTTCGGACCGCGACGCGGCCGCCGAATACCTCTTCACGGCGGCGCTCCTCTTCGTGCACCTCTCGCGCCTTGCCGAGGACCTCATCGCCTTCACGTCCGACGAGTTCGGTTTCGCCGCGCTCCCGGACGCGCTCGCGACGGGCTCCTCGCGCATGCCGCAGAAAAAGAACCCCGACGTCCTCGAGCTCGCCCGCGGCCATGCGGCCCGCACGATCGGCGAGCTCACGGGCCTCCTCGCGCTCCTCAAGGGCCTGCCGCTCGCCTACGACAAGGACCTGCAGCTCGACAAGGAGCCCGTGTTCCGGGTGCGCGGCATCGTGCCGGTCGCGCTCCTGGCGCTCACCGGCGTCGTCGAAGGGCTTCGGCTGGACCGCGAGCGGATGGCCGCGGCGGCGTCGGACGACCGCCTCCTCGCGACGGAGCTGGCGGACGCGCTCGCGAAGCGGGGCATCCCGTTCCGCGAGGCGCACGAGATCGTGGGCCGCCGGATCGCCGAGGCCGAGGCGCTCGGCGTGACCCTTCTCGCGCTCGGGCCGAAGGACGAGATCACGGACAAGGACCTCCAGGCGCTCGACGTGCGGCGCGCGCTCGCCAAGCGCGACGTCTTCGGTGGAACCGCCCCGCGGCAGGTCGCGCGCGCGGCCCGGGCGGCGGTGCGCCGCCTGTCGGGAGGGGCATCGTGA
- a CDS encoding PDZ domain-containing protein encodes MEGVTSYYEVLLAVRAGLLTPAQGFEEWATSWTGHLETPGRAVQSAEMASFDTWIRFYRPDENSVNVAESYYRRGQLLGLGLDLTIRGATAGRRGLDDVMRLLWRRWGAKGKGYPEGAVEDAAVRVLASRAKARRFFDRYVRGTETPDLARLLPAAGLELKLVPEAEEGVTEESPVKTRGDFGWKTKTENGRLLVAEVREGGAAMRAGMSAADEIVAIDGVRASEDFLRRKAIEAGPGARIRITVFRRERLRELGLVLGTRKAGVWRVRPVPKAPAAAKRLARRWLRVPVSG; translated from the coding sequence ATGGAGGGCGTCACCTCGTACTACGAGGTCCTCCTCGCCGTGCGCGCCGGCCTCCTGACGCCCGCGCAGGGCTTCGAGGAGTGGGCGACGTCGTGGACGGGCCACCTCGAAACGCCGGGCCGCGCGGTGCAGAGCGCCGAGATGGCCTCCTTCGACACGTGGATCCGCTTCTACCGCCCGGACGAGAACTCAGTGAACGTGGCGGAGAGCTACTACCGCCGCGGCCAGCTTCTCGGCCTCGGACTCGACCTCACGATCCGCGGCGCGACCGCGGGCCGGCGGGGCCTGGACGACGTCATGAGGCTCCTGTGGCGCCGCTGGGGCGCAAAGGGGAAGGGCTATCCGGAGGGCGCCGTCGAGGACGCCGCGGTGCGCGTGCTGGCGTCGCGGGCGAAGGCTCGCCGCTTCTTCGACCGGTACGTGCGCGGCACGGAGACGCCCGACCTCGCGAGGCTGCTGCCCGCGGCGGGTCTCGAGCTGAAGCTCGTCCCGGAGGCCGAGGAGGGCGTGACCGAAGAGAGCCCCGTGAAGACGCGGGGGGACTTCGGGTGGAAGACGAAAACGGAGAACGGCAGGCTCCTCGTCGCCGAGGTCCGCGAGGGCGGCGCCGCGATGCGCGCCGGCATGAGCGCGGCGGACGAGATCGTGGCGATCGACGGGGTGCGGGCGTCGGAGGATTTCCTTCGAAGAAAGGCGATCGAGGCCGGGCCCGGTGCGCGGATCCGGATCACCGTGTTCCGGCGCGAACGCCTCCGGGAGCTCGGGCTCGTCCTCGGGACGCGGAAGGCGGGCGTCTGGAGGGTCCGGCCGGTCCCCAAGGCGCCGGCAGCCGCAAAGAGGCTCGCGCGGCGCTGGCTGCGTGTGCCCGTGAGCGGCTGA
- a CDS encoding acetylornithine transaminase: MQTSAEDTAAVEARDAAYILGTYKRTSFHPRTGKGAKLVDADGKVYWDLLAGIAVNALGYRHPRLVKALKDEATHVLHVSNLFYQPAQGLLAEQLVKLSGFPKVFFCNTGTEATEAAVKFTRLATPGKSRMIALEGGFHGRTMGALALTGNEGYRKPFEPLVGTTVFLPPNDALALNAAVTPDTSAIFLEPIMGEGGIIPLTPEYVAAARAAADRVGASLVFDEVQSGLGRTGHLFVFQELGVTPDLVTLAKPLGGGLPLGAVLVGPKIAALVKAGQHGTTFGGNPVACRLGLETLDEIVNGGLLPKILETGAWFGKKLKTAKRKSKGAIRDVRGRGLMWGVELDRDAAEVQKKLLAKGFVVGTSRTNVLRLLPPYVVPRPALAGFIKALEEILRETPANAQGEKP; the protein is encoded by the coding sequence TTGCAAACATCGGCTGAAGACACCGCCGCCGTCGAGGCGCGGGATGCCGCGTACATCCTCGGGACGTACAAGCGCACGTCCTTCCATCCCCGCACGGGCAAGGGCGCGAAGCTCGTCGACGCGGACGGGAAGGTCTACTGGGACCTTCTCGCCGGCATCGCCGTGAACGCGCTCGGGTACAGACATCCGCGCCTCGTGAAGGCGCTGAAGGACGAAGCAACTCACGTCCTTCACGTCTCGAACCTCTTCTACCAGCCTGCGCAGGGCCTCCTCGCCGAGCAGCTCGTCAAGCTCTCGGGCTTCCCGAAGGTCTTTTTCTGCAACACGGGGACCGAGGCCACCGAGGCCGCCGTGAAGTTCACGCGCCTCGCGACGCCCGGAAAGAGCCGGATGATCGCGCTCGAGGGCGGGTTCCACGGCCGCACGATGGGCGCCCTCGCGCTCACGGGCAACGAGGGCTACAGAAAGCCGTTCGAGCCGCTCGTCGGGACGACGGTCTTCCTGCCGCCGAACGACGCCCTCGCCCTGAACGCGGCCGTCACGCCGGACACGTCCGCGATCTTCCTCGAGCCGATCATGGGCGAGGGGGGCATCATCCCGCTCACGCCCGAGTACGTCGCCGCCGCTCGCGCGGCGGCCGACCGCGTCGGGGCGTCTCTCGTCTTCGACGAGGTCCAGAGCGGCCTCGGGCGGACCGGGCATCTCTTCGTCTTCCAGGAGCTCGGCGTCACGCCCGACCTCGTCACCCTCGCCAAGCCGCTCGGCGGCGGCCTCCCGCTCGGGGCGGTTCTCGTCGGGCCGAAGATCGCGGCGCTCGTGAAGGCGGGCCAGCACGGCACCACGTTCGGCGGCAATCCCGTCGCCTGCCGGCTCGGCCTCGAGACGCTGGACGAGATCGTGAACGGCGGACTGCTCCCGAAGATCCTCGAGACGGGCGCGTGGTTCGGAAAGAAGCTCAAGACCGCGAAGCGGAAGAGCAAGGGCGCGATCCGGGACGTGCGCGGGCGCGGCCTCATGTGGGGCGTCGAGCTCGACCGCGACGCCGCCGAAGTCCAGAAGAAGCTGCTCGCGAAGGGCTTCGTCGTCGGGACGTCCCGCACGAACGTCCTGCGCCTCCTGCCCCCGTACGTCGTTCCCCGCCCGGCGCTCGCCGGGTTCATCAAGGCGCTCGAGGAGATCCTCCGCGAGACGCCCGCGAATGCCCAAGGAGAAAAGCCGTGA
- a CDS encoding alpha/beta fold hydrolase — translation MLLHGIGADHGEWALSLALLARKRRVLAFDLLGHGKSDKPAGSGVVYRVRFLAEAVRGGIEALPDAPERVDLLGHSLGGAVALDVVRRHPRLVRRLVLVDALGLPVARSIDPLAASLSFVPGTYEDSRRLLATSVNNRFLSHPLVALAAAVYKGRRRNRPQLLKLAASLAAGEDAFTPRDLARIPHETLVLWGDRDRIFPLAAGRAIARAIPNARLEVMPGCGHVPPTERPVAFARRVVAFLDARSRT, via the coding sequence GTGCTCCTGCACGGCATCGGCGCCGACCACGGCGAGTGGGCGCTGTCGCTCGCGCTGCTCGCGCGGAAAAGGCGCGTCCTCGCGTTCGACCTCCTCGGCCACGGGAAGAGCGACAAACCCGCCGGCTCCGGAGTGGTCTACCGCGTGCGATTCCTTGCGGAGGCGGTCCGCGGCGGCATCGAGGCGCTGCCGGACGCGCCCGAGCGCGTCGATCTCCTCGGCCATTCGCTCGGCGGCGCCGTGGCGCTGGACGTCGTGCGCCGGCACCCGCGCCTCGTCCGCCGGCTCGTTCTCGTGGATGCGCTGGGCCTTCCGGTGGCCCGGTCGATCGACCCCCTCGCGGCGTCGCTCTCCTTCGTGCCCGGTACGTACGAAGACTCGCGTCGCCTCCTGGCGACCAGCGTCAACAACCGCTTCCTCTCGCACCCGCTCGTCGCTCTTGCTGCGGCCGTCTACAAGGGGCGCCGTCGGAACCGGCCGCAGCTCCTGAAGCTCGCCGCCTCGCTCGCGGCGGGGGAGGACGCCTTCACGCCGCGCGACCTCGCGCGCATCCCTCACGAAACGCTCGTCCTCTGGGGCGACCGGGACCGCATCTTCCCGCTTGCGGCAGGCCGGGCGATCGCCCGGGCGATCCCGAACGCCCGCCTCGAGGTCATGCCGGGGTGCGGCCACGTCCCGCCGACCGAGCGGCCCGTGGCCTTCGCGCGCAGGGTCGTCGCCTTCCTCGACGCCAGATCCCGCACATAA
- a CDS encoding PilT/PilU family type 4a pilus ATPase, producing the protein MDLTELLKFVTKKEASDLHLKPGRPPLLRVNGRLVPLKTDPLQPKEIEDMVLPILTPYQRDKLQQNYAVDIGYGITGVARFRGNIYLQRGTWTAVFRRIPFQIPQVSALNLPDALETFADLPAGLVLVTGPTGSGKSTTLAALVKLITERHPVHIVTIEDPIEYLFQDNMASVSQREMGTDTISFQEALKNVMRQDPDVIMVGEMRDWETMSTAITAAETGHLVFSTLHTNSAAQTIDRIMDSCPPSQQNQVRRQLALVLRAIVSMQLIERVDGKGLIPVVEVLVASPKIAKQIELGETKEILEEIESSVAYFKMQSMNQSLIALLVNGAIDVDAAMKLTTDPEDLSLKLRKLFPKIEERGRGGIMASANDFSAITELMDIKRLYEEQEEKWRQRVTEKDEVIAALEHDIEERERQVQAKAQMGAEAESEIQRLRADAERQRQEMANKVAQLNDRIRDLNQRLLGTGGQSAVAATPGNPQGFFKR; encoded by the coding sequence ATGGACCTGACCGAGCTTCTGAAGTTCGTCACGAAGAAAGAGGCGTCGGACCTTCACCTGAAGCCCGGCCGGCCGCCCCTTCTGCGCGTGAACGGGCGGCTCGTCCCCCTCAAGACCGACCCGCTGCAGCCGAAAGAGATCGAGGACATGGTCCTCCCGATCCTGACGCCCTACCAGCGGGACAAGCTGCAGCAGAACTACGCCGTCGACATCGGCTACGGGATCACGGGCGTCGCCCGCTTCCGCGGGAACATCTACCTCCAGCGCGGAACGTGGACGGCCGTGTTCCGCCGCATTCCGTTCCAGATCCCGCAGGTCTCCGCCCTCAACCTCCCGGACGCCCTCGAAACGTTCGCGGACCTTCCGGCCGGACTCGTTCTCGTGACCGGGCCTACGGGCTCGGGCAAGTCGACGACGCTCGCGGCGCTCGTGAAGCTCATCACCGAGCGCCACCCGGTCCACATCGTGACGATCGAGGACCCGATCGAGTACCTCTTCCAGGACAACATGGCCTCCGTCTCGCAGCGCGAGATGGGAACCGACACCATTTCCTTCCAGGAAGCGCTCAAGAACGTGATGCGGCAGGACCCCGACGTGATCATGGTCGGCGAGATGCGCGACTGGGAGACGATGTCGACCGCGATCACGGCGGCCGAGACGGGCCACCTCGTCTTTTCGACGCTCCACACGAACAGCGCCGCGCAGACGATCGACCGCATCATGGACTCCTGCCCGCCGTCGCAGCAGAACCAGGTGCGGCGCCAGCTCGCGCTCGTCCTGCGCGCGATCGTCTCGATGCAGCTCATCGAGCGGGTCGACGGCAAGGGCCTGATCCCCGTCGTCGAGGTCCTCGTGGCCTCCCCCAAGATCGCCAAGCAGATCGAGCTGGGCGAGACGAAGGAGATTCTCGAGGAGATCGAGTCCAGCGTCGCCTATTTCAAGATGCAGTCGATGAACCAGTCGCTCATCGCGCTTCTCGTGAACGGCGCGATCGACGTCGACGCGGCGATGAAGCTCACCACCGACCCCGAAGACCTGTCCCTCAAGCTCCGGAAGCTCTTTCCGAAGATCGAGGAGCGCGGCCGAGGAGGAATCATGGCGTCCGCAAACGACTTCTCCGCGATCACCGAGCTCATGGACATCAAGCGCCTGTACGAAGAGCAGGAAGAAAAGTGGCGGCAGCGCGTCACGGAGAAGGACGAGGTCATCGCCGCCCTCGAACACGACATCGAGGAGCGCGAGCGCCAGGTCCAGGCGAAGGCCCAGATGGGCGCGGAAGCCGAGAGCGAGATCCAGAGGCTGCGCGCGGACGCCGAGCGCCAGCGTCAGGAGATGGCGAACAAGGTCGCCCAGCTCAACGACCGCATCCGGGACCTGAACCAGAGGCTCCTCGGCACGGGCGGACAGTCCGCCGTGGCCGCGACGCCCGGGAACCCGCAGGGCTTCTTCAAGCGCTGA
- the argJ gene encoding bifunctional glutamate N-acetyltransferase/amino-acid acetyltransferase ArgJ: MRLPKGFRASGVYAGVRKKPLADVALLVAEEGANAAALFTKNLFQAAPVVLGKADLAASGGRVRAVVVNAGCANAVTGKAGMAAARRVRDAAAGLLGVRKREVLVSSTGVIGVVLPDAKVRAALPGAIAGLSARGVDAASRAILTTDVGPKVARATFTWRGRQCSVVGIAKGAGMIHPNMATMLAFVLTDAPATPAYLKAVLTHAADRSFHAISVDGDTSTNDTVLLMASGSMGGPEMTSAKDVAPLRAAVTEVCRKLAWLMVRDGEGATRVLDVSITGARTEADAKAAAHAVATSPLVKTALNGGDPNWGRILAAVGRSGARFSASKVSLRLGRLVLVDRGLPVAYREKDAAKVFARERVPVVVDLGAGKASAFKLASDLGHAYVSCNADYRS; encoded by the coding sequence GTGAGGCTGCCGAAGGGCTTCCGGGCGTCCGGCGTGTACGCGGGCGTCCGAAAGAAACCTCTGGCCGACGTCGCGCTCCTCGTGGCCGAAGAGGGCGCGAACGCCGCGGCCCTCTTCACGAAGAACCTCTTTCAGGCCGCGCCCGTCGTGCTCGGAAAGGCGGACCTTGCGGCCAGCGGCGGGCGCGTGCGCGCGGTCGTCGTCAACGCGGGCTGCGCGAACGCCGTCACGGGGAAGGCCGGCATGGCGGCCGCGCGCCGCGTGCGCGACGCGGCCGCGGGTCTGCTCGGCGTCCGGAAGAGGGAAGTTCTCGTTTCCTCCACGGGCGTCATCGGCGTCGTCCTGCCGGACGCGAAGGTCCGTGCGGCGCTGCCCGGCGCGATCGCGGGCCTCTCGGCCCGGGGCGTGGACGCCGCGTCGCGCGCGATCCTGACGACGGACGTCGGCCCGAAGGTTGCGCGCGCCACGTTCACGTGGAGGGGCCGGCAGTGCTCCGTCGTCGGGATCGCGAAGGGCGCCGGGATGATCCACCCGAACATGGCGACGATGCTCGCGTTCGTCCTGACGGACGCGCCGGCGACGCCGGCCTACCTGAAGGCCGTCCTGACGCACGCCGCGGACCGGAGCTTCCACGCGATCTCCGTCGACGGCGACACCTCGACGAACGACACGGTGCTCCTCATGGCGTCCGGCTCGATGGGCGGGCCGGAGATGACGTCCGCGAAGGACGTCGCGCCTCTCCGCGCGGCCGTCACGGAGGTCTGCCGGAAGCTCGCGTGGCTCATGGTGCGCGACGGCGAGGGGGCGACGCGCGTCCTCGACGTCTCGATCACCGGCGCGCGCACGGAGGCCGACGCGAAGGCGGCGGCGCACGCCGTCGCGACGTCGCCGCTCGTGAAGACGGCCCTGAACGGCGGCGACCCGAACTGGGGCCGCATCCTCGCGGCCGTCGGGCGCAGCGGCGCGCGGTTCTCGGCCTCGAAGGTGTCTCTGAGGCTCGGACGCCTCGTCCTCGTCGACCGCGGCCTTCCAGTGGCGTACCGGGAGAAGGACGCCGCGAAAGTGTTCGCGAGAGAGCGCGTCCCCGTCGTGGTCGACCTCGGCGCCGGGAAGGCCTCGGCCTTCAAGCTCGCCTCGGACCTCGGCCACGCCTACGTGTCCTGCAACGCGGACTACCGGAGCTGA
- the lexA gene encoding transcriptional repressor LexA: MALTLTPRQKEIADFIRRYRSKHGVSPTQREICEEFGYSSFGTLQKHIRLLLEKGVLVRDWNKRRSLALAEEDRHVGAVEIPLAGRIAAGQPIEVEPEGESVAVPEALTRKGQNYVLRVSGHSMIDDGIHDGDFVVVNRREKAANGEMVAALVNGEATLKRIYNEGDGRIRLQPANDRMAPIYAAEGDVKVQGVVVGLMRKY; the protein is encoded by the coding sequence ATGGCGCTGACGCTCACTCCAAGACAAAAAGAAATAGCCGACTTCATCCGTCGTTACCGGTCCAAGCACGGGGTTTCGCCCACGCAGCGCGAGATCTGCGAGGAGTTCGGTTACTCCTCTTTCGGCACCCTCCAGAAGCACATCCGGCTGCTTCTCGAGAAGGGCGTGCTCGTACGCGACTGGAACAAGCGGCGCTCCCTGGCGCTCGCCGAAGAGGACCGTCATGTGGGCGCCGTCGAGATCCCGCTCGCGGGCCGCATCGCCGCCGGCCAGCCCATCGAGGTCGAGCCCGAGGGCGAGTCCGTCGCCGTGCCGGAGGCGCTCACGCGCAAGGGCCAGAACTACGTCCTCAGGGTGAGCGGCCATTCCATGATCGACGACGGCATCCACGACGGCGACTTCGTCGTCGTGAACCGCCGCGAGAAGGCCGCGAACGGCGAGATGGTCGCGGCGCTCGTGAACGGCGAGGCGACGCTCAAGCGCATCTACAACGAGGGCGACGGCCGCATCCGGCTGCAGCCCGCGAACGACCGCATGGCGCCGATCTACGCGGCCGAGGGAGACGTCAAAGTGCAGGGCGTCGTCGTCGGGTTGATGAGGAAGTACTGA
- a CDS encoding M61 family metallopeptidase produces MRTTRFTVAMPRPETHLYEITMEIDPRGATTLDLVLPVWTPGSYLVREFSRHIRDFSAKGKRGRPLSALKVEKNRWRVSLPSKKSESPGLLSIRYRVYAHELTVRTSHLDASHGYGNGANLFFYVEGRKDEPMEVAFRLPRGWKTSMALPARGGVFRAASYDELVDSPFECGTHRTFDFRVKGVPHTLAIWGAGNEDAPRLVKDLKKLVAEAASIFGGLPYERYLFLAHLAPGARGGLEHRASQSVAIDPWAFKPAKAYRDTLLLFSHELFHAWNVKRIRPEALGPFDYTKEVHTRRTSGPWRASPRTTRSSSPCAPAS; encoded by the coding sequence ATGCGCACGACACGCTTCACGGTCGCCATGCCGCGGCCCGAAACCCATCTCTACGAGATCACGATGGAGATCGACCCGCGGGGCGCGACGACTCTCGATCTCGTCCTCCCCGTCTGGACACCGGGTTCTTATCTCGTCAGGGAGTTTTCAAGGCACATAAGAGATTTTTCTGCGAAAGGGAAGAGGGGCCGCCCCCTTTCCGCCCTGAAAGTGGAGAAGAACCGCTGGCGCGTTTCTTTACCTTCTAAGAAATCCGAATCCCCCGGTCTCCTCTCCATCAGGTATCGCGTTTATGCCCACGAGCTGACCGTGAGGACGTCGCATCTCGACGCGTCGCACGGCTACGGGAACGGCGCGAACCTGTTCTTCTACGTCGAGGGCCGGAAGGACGAGCCCATGGAGGTCGCGTTCCGCCTCCCTCGCGGCTGGAAGACCTCCATGGCGCTGCCCGCGCGCGGCGGCGTCTTCCGCGCCGCGTCGTACGACGAGCTCGTGGACTCGCCGTTCGAATGCGGGACGCACCGCACGTTCGACTTCCGCGTGAAGGGCGTCCCGCATACGCTCGCGATCTGGGGGGCCGGCAACGAGGACGCACCCCGCCTCGTGAAGGACCTGAAGAAGCTCGTCGCGGAAGCGGCGTCCATCTTCGGCGGCCTTCCGTACGAGCGATACCTCTTCCTCGCGCATCTCGCGCCGGGCGCCCGCGGCGGCCTCGAGCACCGGGCCTCGCAGTCCGTCGCGATCGACCCGTGGGCGTTCAAGCCGGCAAAGGCGTACCGCGACACGCTGCTTCTCTTCTCGCACGAGCTCTTCCACGCCTGGAACGTCAAGCGCATCCGGCCGGAGGCCCTCGGACCGTTCGATTACACGAAGGAAGTCCACACACGAAGGACCTCTGGGCCATGGAGGGCGTCACCTCGTACTACGAGGTCCTCCTCGCCGTGCGCGCCGGCCTCCTGA
- a CDS encoding argininosuccinate synthase encodes MKPKIKKACLAYSGGLDTSVIIPWLKENYGCEVVAVAVDVGQAEETSGLEEKAKKTGASEFHLIDAKEEFAKDFLFPVLKAGAVYEHDYLLGTSTARPLIARKQVEIALQTGCDALSHGCTGKGNDQVRFELAYMALAPELAIIAPWREWEIRSREDAIDYAAARGIPVPVTKKDPYSRDRNLWHISHEGGPLEEPGFEPEESMFKLTVDPRKAPDEPERVVISFEAGLPVAVNGKKLAPVPLIETLNAIAGRHGVGRVDLVENRLIGIKSRGVYETPGGTLLVQALRALETLTLDRDSAHEKEKLAARYAELVYFGQWFSPLREALDAFMNALMPTVTGDVTLKLFKGASSVVGRTSPFALYSTSLASFDMRGYTPADAAGFIRLFGLPTKGRLHLRPGTYQAVVGGEG; translated from the coding sequence GTGAAGCCGAAGATCAAGAAGGCGTGCCTCGCGTACTCGGGAGGCCTCGACACGTCCGTCATCATCCCGTGGCTCAAGGAGAACTACGGCTGCGAGGTCGTCGCGGTCGCCGTCGACGTCGGCCAGGCCGAGGAGACGTCCGGCCTCGAGGAGAAGGCGAAGAAGACGGGCGCGTCGGAGTTTCACCTGATCGACGCCAAGGAGGAGTTCGCGAAGGACTTCCTCTTCCCGGTCCTCAAGGCCGGCGCCGTGTACGAGCACGACTACCTCCTCGGGACCTCGACGGCGCGGCCGCTCATCGCCCGCAAGCAGGTCGAGATCGCGCTCCAGACCGGCTGCGACGCCCTTTCCCACGGCTGCACCGGCAAGGGCAACGACCAGGTCCGCTTCGAGCTCGCCTACATGGCGCTCGCGCCGGAGCTCGCGATCATCGCGCCGTGGCGCGAGTGGGAGATCCGCTCGCGCGAGGACGCGATCGACTACGCCGCGGCGCGCGGCATCCCCGTGCCCGTCACGAAGAAGGACCCCTATTCCCGGGATCGCAATCTCTGGCACATCTCGCACGAGGGCGGGCCGCTCGAGGAGCCGGGCTTCGAGCCCGAGGAGTCGATGTTCAAGCTCACCGTGGACCCGAGGAAGGCGCCGGACGAGCCCGAGCGCGTCGTGATCTCGTTCGAGGCGGGCCTGCCCGTCGCCGTGAACGGAAAGAAACTCGCGCCGGTCCCGCTCATCGAGACGCTGAACGCGATCGCGGGCCGGCACGGCGTCGGCCGCGTGGACCTCGTCGAGAACCGCCTCATCGGGATCAAGTCGCGCGGCGTCTACGAGACGCCCGGCGGCACGCTGCTCGTGCAGGCGCTCCGCGCGCTCGAGACGCTCACGCTCGACCGCGACAGCGCGCACGAGAAGGAGAAGCTCGCGGCGCGCTACGCCGAGCTCGTCTACTTCGGCCAGTGGTTCTCGCCGCTGCGCGAGGCGCTGGACGCCTTCATGAACGCCCTGATGCCGACCGTGACGGGCGACGTCACGCTCAAGCTCTTCAAGGGCGCCTCGTCCGTCGTCGGGCGCACGTCGCCCTTCGCGCTCTACTCGACGAGCCTCGCGTCCTTCGACATGCGCGGCTACACCCCGGCGGACGCCGCCGGGTTCATCCGGCTCTTCGGCCTGCCGACGAAGGGCCGCCTCCACCTCAGGCCGGGCACGTACCAGGCCGTCGTCGGCGGGGAAGGCTGA